A single genomic interval of Melanotaenia boesemani isolate fMelBoe1 chromosome 4, fMelBoe1.pri, whole genome shotgun sequence harbors:
- the gtpbp1l gene encoding GTP binding protein 1, like isoform X1 produces the protein MASLTVTDPAVCPSSISTAEFVVPACMFAPDQGCDEDPSGVEVFGGSEGTNGESADHLDLSSKLVLVSPTGEQYDSLLRHLRELIDEGCGETIYVVGMGSDGGDYGLNETDMEASVATVQSLCEQIEADLILLRERTDTGGRIRDYLIRRRVGEQDFLEVRVAVVGNVDAGKSTLLGVLTHGELDNGRGFARQKLFRHKHEMESGRTSSVGNDILGFDQEGQVVNKPDSHGGGLDWTKICEKSSKVITFIDLAGHEKYLKTTVFGMTGHLPDFCMLMVGSNAGIVGMTKEHLGLALALNVPVFVVVTKIDMCPANILQETLKLLQRLLKSPGCRKIPVLVQNKDDVIVTASNFSSERMCPIFQISNVTGENMDLLKMFLNLLSSRTTFSNDEPAEFQIDDTYSVPGVGTVVSGTTLRGLIRLNDTLLLGPDPLGTFIPIAVKSIHRKRMPVREVRGGQTASFALKKIKRSSIRKGMVMVSPKLMPQATWEFEAEILVLHHPTTISPRYQAMVHCGSIRQTATILSMNKDCLRTGDKATVHFRFIKTPEYLHCDQKLVFREGRTKAVGTITKLLQSVSTQASKAQQTKTQASKKTYKEGTAANEDAGSTARPQSPTAQSSTVTEEEALFKDDNKENKLKSGGGGRRRGGQRHRGKGLNAATLSSAVPAGAAGTS, from the exons cTGGTTCTTGTGAGTCCAACGGGGGAACAATATGACTCATTACTACGGCATCTAAGGGAGCTGATAGATGAGGGCTGCGGAGAGACAATCTATGTGGTTGGGATGGGTTCAG ACGGAGGTGACTATGGTCTGAATGAGACGGACATGGAGGCATCCGTAGCCACGGTGCAGTCGCTGTGTGAACAGATTGAGGCTGACTTAATCCTGCTGAGGGAGCGGACAGACACTGGTGGGAGGATTCGGGACTACCTCATACGTCGGCGTGTGGGAGAGCAGGATTTCCTGGAAGTCAG AGTGGCGGTTGTGGGCAATGTGGATGCTGGAAAGAGCACCCTGCTCGGAGTGCTGACCCATGGCGAGCTGGACAATGGCAGAGGTTTCGCTCGCCAGAAGCTCTTCAGACACAAACATGAAATGGAGAGTGGCAGGACAAGCAGCGTGGGCAATGACATCCTGGGCTTTGACCAGGAGGGGCAG GTGGTTAACAAACCAGACAGCCATGGTGGAGGTCTAGACTGGACCAAAATCTGTGAGAAATCCTCTAAGGTCATCACTTTTATCGACCTGGCGGGTCATGAGAAGTATCTTAAGACTACTGTCTTTGGCATGACGGGACACCTGCCTGATTTCTGCATGCTTATG GTTGGGAGTAATGCCGGCATAGTTGGCATGACCAAAGAGCATCTTGGTCTGGCTCTGGCCCTAAACGTACCAGTGTTTGTAGTTGTCACCAAGATAGACATGTGTCCAGCTAACATCCTGCAAG AGACGCTAAAATTACTACAAAGGTTATTAAAGTCACCGGGCTGCAGGAAAATCCCAGTGCTGGTCCAGAACAAGGATGATGTCATTGTTACAGCCTCCAACTTCAGCTCTGAGAG GATGTGCCCAATTTTCCAGATATCAAATGTGACGGGGGAGAACATGGACCTGCTGAAGATGTTTTTGAATCTCCTCTCTTCACGGACCACTTTTAGCAACGATGAACCAGCTGAGTTCCAGATAGACGACACATACTCAGTGCCT GGTGTGGGCACAGTAGTTTCAGGTACTACATTACGTGGATTAATACGACTTAATGACACGCTACTGTTAGGCCCTGACCCACTCGGCACCTTCATCCCTATCGCTGTGAAGTCTATCCACCGCAAGAGGATGCCTGTCAGAGAGGTTCGTGGTGGACAGACGGCGTCCTTTGCCCTGAAAAAG ATCAAACGATCGTCAATAAGGAAAGGCATGGTAATGGTGTCCCCAAAGTTAATGCCACAGGCCACTTGGGAATTTGAGGCTGAGATTTTGGTGCTGCACCATCCAACCACGATATCTCCAAGATACCAGGCCATGG TTCACTGTGGCAGCATCAGGCAGACTGCCACCATCCTGTCAATGAACAAAGACTGCCTCAGGACAGGGGACAAGGCCACGGTCCACTTTCGCTTCATCAAGACCCCTGAGTACCTGCACTGTGATCAGAAGCTTGTGTTCAGAGAAGGACGCACTAAAGCTGTAGGCACCATCACCAAG CTTCTCCAGTCAGTGAGCACCCAGGCCTCTAAAGCCCAGCAGACCAAAACTCAGGCCAGTAAGAAGACTTATAAAGAGGGCACAGCAGCCAACGAAGATGCTGGATCAACAGCACGGCCGCAAAGTCCAACAGCACAGTCATCA ACAGTGACAGAGGAGGAGGCTCTTTTTAAAGatgacaacaaagaaaacaag CTCAagtcaggaggtggaggacGCCGGCGAGGCGGTCAGAGACACAGAGGAAAAGGCCTCAACGCTGCAACACTGTCCTCGGCAGTGCctgcaggagcagcaggcaCGTCCTAA
- the gtpbp1l gene encoding GTP binding protein 1, like isoform X2, translating into MASLTVTDPAVCPSSISTAEFVVPACMFAPDQGCDEDPSGVEVFGGSEGTNGESADHLDLSSKLVLVSPTGEQYDSLLRHLRELIDEGCGETIYVVGMGSDGGDYGLNETDMEASVATVQSLCEQIEADLILLRERTDTGGRIRDYLIRRRVGEQDFLEVRVAVVGNVDAGKSTLLGVLTHGELDNGRGFARQKLFRHKHEMESGRTSSVGNDILGFDQEGQVVNKPDSHGGGLDWTKICEKSSKVITFIDLAGHEKYLKTTVFGMTGHLPDFCMLMVGSNAGIVGMTKEHLGLALALNVPVFVVVTKIDMCPANILQETLKLLQRLLKSPGCRKIPVLVQNKDDVIVTASNFSSERMCPIFQISNVTGENMDLLKMFLNLLSSRTTFSNDEPAEFQIDDTYSVPGVGTVVSGTTLRGLIRLNDTLLLGPDPLGTFIPIAVKSIHRKRMPVREVRGGQTASFALKKIKRSSIRKGMVMVSPKLMPQATWEFEAEILVLHHPTTISPRYQAMVHCGSIRQTATILSMNKDCLRTGDKATVHFRFIKTPEYLHCDQKLVFREGRTKAVGTITKLLQSVSTQASKAQQTKTQASKKTYKEGTAANEDAGSTARPQSPTAQSSLKSGGGGRRRGGQRHRGKGLNAATLSSAVPAGAAGTS; encoded by the exons cTGGTTCTTGTGAGTCCAACGGGGGAACAATATGACTCATTACTACGGCATCTAAGGGAGCTGATAGATGAGGGCTGCGGAGAGACAATCTATGTGGTTGGGATGGGTTCAG ACGGAGGTGACTATGGTCTGAATGAGACGGACATGGAGGCATCCGTAGCCACGGTGCAGTCGCTGTGTGAACAGATTGAGGCTGACTTAATCCTGCTGAGGGAGCGGACAGACACTGGTGGGAGGATTCGGGACTACCTCATACGTCGGCGTGTGGGAGAGCAGGATTTCCTGGAAGTCAG AGTGGCGGTTGTGGGCAATGTGGATGCTGGAAAGAGCACCCTGCTCGGAGTGCTGACCCATGGCGAGCTGGACAATGGCAGAGGTTTCGCTCGCCAGAAGCTCTTCAGACACAAACATGAAATGGAGAGTGGCAGGACAAGCAGCGTGGGCAATGACATCCTGGGCTTTGACCAGGAGGGGCAG GTGGTTAACAAACCAGACAGCCATGGTGGAGGTCTAGACTGGACCAAAATCTGTGAGAAATCCTCTAAGGTCATCACTTTTATCGACCTGGCGGGTCATGAGAAGTATCTTAAGACTACTGTCTTTGGCATGACGGGACACCTGCCTGATTTCTGCATGCTTATG GTTGGGAGTAATGCCGGCATAGTTGGCATGACCAAAGAGCATCTTGGTCTGGCTCTGGCCCTAAACGTACCAGTGTTTGTAGTTGTCACCAAGATAGACATGTGTCCAGCTAACATCCTGCAAG AGACGCTAAAATTACTACAAAGGTTATTAAAGTCACCGGGCTGCAGGAAAATCCCAGTGCTGGTCCAGAACAAGGATGATGTCATTGTTACAGCCTCCAACTTCAGCTCTGAGAG GATGTGCCCAATTTTCCAGATATCAAATGTGACGGGGGAGAACATGGACCTGCTGAAGATGTTTTTGAATCTCCTCTCTTCACGGACCACTTTTAGCAACGATGAACCAGCTGAGTTCCAGATAGACGACACATACTCAGTGCCT GGTGTGGGCACAGTAGTTTCAGGTACTACATTACGTGGATTAATACGACTTAATGACACGCTACTGTTAGGCCCTGACCCACTCGGCACCTTCATCCCTATCGCTGTGAAGTCTATCCACCGCAAGAGGATGCCTGTCAGAGAGGTTCGTGGTGGACAGACGGCGTCCTTTGCCCTGAAAAAG ATCAAACGATCGTCAATAAGGAAAGGCATGGTAATGGTGTCCCCAAAGTTAATGCCACAGGCCACTTGGGAATTTGAGGCTGAGATTTTGGTGCTGCACCATCCAACCACGATATCTCCAAGATACCAGGCCATGG TTCACTGTGGCAGCATCAGGCAGACTGCCACCATCCTGTCAATGAACAAAGACTGCCTCAGGACAGGGGACAAGGCCACGGTCCACTTTCGCTTCATCAAGACCCCTGAGTACCTGCACTGTGATCAGAAGCTTGTGTTCAGAGAAGGACGCACTAAAGCTGTAGGCACCATCACCAAG CTTCTCCAGTCAGTGAGCACCCAGGCCTCTAAAGCCCAGCAGACCAAAACTCAGGCCAGTAAGAAGACTTATAAAGAGGGCACAGCAGCCAACGAAGATGCTGGATCAACAGCACGGCCGCAAAGTCCAACAGCACAGTCATCA CTCAagtcaggaggtggaggacGCCGGCGAGGCGGTCAGAGACACAGAGGAAAAGGCCTCAACGCTGCAACACTGTCCTCGGCAGTGCctgcaggagcagcaggcaCGTCCTAA